One genomic region from Quercus robur chromosome 4, dhQueRobu3.1, whole genome shotgun sequence encodes:
- the LOC126723837 gene encoding putative disease resistance RPP13-like protein 1 isoform X3 — protein MAELFLGAFLQVLFDRLAPRELISLVFRESVKKKLEKWRQTLLVIQMVLKDAEEKQLTDADVKRWLEAIRDLAYDLEDLFDDFAIEAMQRKLKAQPESSSPASMVRSLVPTRFTPSAVKFNLKMKFEIEKISNRLKEITLQKDRLGLKDGGMSVKIWKRPSSTSVPYGPVIGRDEDRKKIIELILKDEQTDDANFQVISIVGMAGVGKTTLARLVYNDEEVNHFNPRAWICVSDDFDVMMVTKALLESVTTQPCHLKELNEVQVKLASELEGKKFLLVLDDLWNENYGLWEALLPPFSAGAAGSRIIVTTRNASVGKVMGAVQSYNLDFISDNDCWAIFVQHSLMNENVGRPGNSGLIRERILERCRGLPLAARTLGGLFRGKELDEWEDIMNGKLWSSSNMGSDIFPILRLSYHHLPHHLKRCFAYCSLFPRDYEFEEKQLILLWMAEGLIYQAEGDKPMEDLGGEYFRDLLSRSFFQQSSSNKSRFVMHDLISDLAQWVAGISYFRLETKLEGNERSKVSRKARHLSFVGSRYDGAKKFEAISEFKHLRTFLPLMAPYVGYSYLSYHIINQLLPKLQNLRVLSLSGYRIVYLPETIGDLKHLRYLDLSRTQLRSLPASISTLYNLQTLLLENCSSLKFLPPDFGKLFNLRHLNIFGSNLLEGMPLSIGNLTSLQTLSNFVVGKADSFCVIRELGPLVHLRGTLCISKLENVTKAQEARDSYLYGKQDLNEVVMEWSSNLNESQDEETQLEVLNMLQPNVKLKELTVKCYGGTKFPTWIGDPSFSNLVFLRFENCDNCNFLPPVGQLPFLKDLLIKGMAGVKSVGREFYGESCSRSFQSLEILHFENMPRWENWTPLGVNEAFPCLRKLSIIRCHNLVRKLPGHLPSLKKLVIHGCWNLVVSVSNLPMLCVLVIEGCKRVECESSVGFGSPYSMVFSKISEFGNATAGLMHGVSKVEYLKIVDSEKLTTLWEKIPEGLHRLKFLRELSIEDCPTLVSFPASGFPSMLKVIQIKSCSGLKSLLPEGTLHSRENACLERLCVVRCDSMKSIARGQLPTTLKRLEISHCMNLQCALDEGEGSSSSSSVMHDEDMNNRSKTHLQYLDIKSCPSLTTLTSSGKLPATLTHLLLRECPKLMCLSSTGKLPAALQYLEIQSISKLQKIAERLHQNTSLECIKIWNCHGLKSLPDDLHNLSKLRQFQIFWCQSFSSFPAAGLPSNLRVLGIKNCKNLKALPNGMRNLTSLQKLDISNRLDSLPSPQEGLPTNLIELNMNDLKLYKPMFEWGLQQLTSLIKLSIHGECLDVDSFPGERKNGVMILLPNSLSILCISYFQNLECLSPRGFQNLTSLNQLKIYNCLKLTSLPKEGLPPSLSQLEIRNCPLLSQHCNNEKGQEWSKIAHIPCVLIDNKFIHETVTTDSFTTQLNR, from the exons ATGGCAGAGTTGTTTCTTGGAGCATTTCTTCAAGTGCTGTTTGATAGGTTGGCACCCCGTGAGTTGATAAGCTTGGTGTTCAGGGAAAGTGTCAAGAAGAAGCTGGAGAAATGGAGGCAAACCCTGTTGGTAATTCAGATGGTTCTTAAAGATGCTGAGGAGAAGCAACTGACAGATGCGGATGTGAAGCGATGGCTGGAAGCTATCAGAGATTTGGCTTATGATCTTGAAGActtatttgatgattttgccATCGAAGCTATGCAGCGCAAGTTGAAGGCACAACCTGAGTCTAGTAGCCCAGCAAGTATGGTTAGAAGCTTAGTCCCTACTCGTTTTACTCCTAGTGCTGTTAAATTCAACCTAAAGATGAAGTTTGAGATTGAAAAAATCAGTAACCGGTTAAAAGAAATAACTCTACAAAAAGACAGACTTGGGTTGAAAGATGGTGGTATGTCTGTAAAGATATGGAAAAGGCCATCCAGCACAAGTGTGCCATATGGACCTGTGATAGGCAGAGATGAAGATAGAAAGAAGATAATAGAACTCATTTTAAAAGATGAGCAAACTGATGATGCTAATTTCCAAGTTATCTCTATTGTTGGTATGGCTGGGGTTGGTAAGACAACACTTGCTAGGCTTGTGTACAATGATGAAGAAGTTAATCATTTCAATCCAAGAGCCTGGATATGTGTATCTGATGACTTTGATGTTATGATGGTAACAAAAGCTCTTCTTGAATCAGTCACTACCCAACCCTGCCATCTCAAAGAGTTGAATGAAGTTCAG GTGAAGCTGGCGAGTGAATTAGAGGGTAAAAAGTTCTTGCTTGTTTTAGATGATCTTTGGAATGAGAATTATGGCCTGTGGGAAGCACTGCTACCTCCTTTCAGTGCTGGAGCAGCAGGGAGTCGAATAATCGTGACCACACGAAATGCAAGTGTTGGAAAGGTGATGGGAGCAGTTCAGTCTTATAATCTGGATTTCATATCCGACAATGATTGCTGGGCAATATTTGTCCAGCATTCCTTGATGAATGAAAATGTTGGTAGACCTGGGAATTCAGGCCTAATTCGTGAGAGAATTCTTGAAAGGTGCAGGGGATTGCCTTTGGCAGCAAGGACTCTTGGTGGCCTTTTCCGTGGTAAAGAGTTAGATGAGTGGGAGGATATAATGAATGGCAAATTGTGGAGTTCATCAAACATGGGAAGTGACATATTTCCCATATTAAGATTGAGCTACCACCATCTCCCTCATCATCTAAAGAGGTGCTTTGCTTATTGTTCATTATTCCCAAGGGACTATGAATTTGAAGAGAAGCAACTGATCCTGCTTTGGATGGCAGAAGGTTTGATTTATCAAGCAGAAGGTGATAAGCCGATGGAAGATTTAGGTGGCGAGTACTTTCGTGATCTACTGTCAAGGTCATTTTTTCAGCAGTCAAGCAGTAATAAATCACGATTCGTGATGCACGACCTCATCAGTGATTTAGCTCAATGGGTTGCAGGAATAAGCTACTTCAGGTTGGAGACTAAACTGGAGGGCAACGAGCGAAGCAAAGTTTCCAGAAAAGCTCGCCATTTATCTTTTGTTGGTAGCAGATATGATGGAGCtaagaagtttgaggcaattTCTGAATTCAAGCATTTGCGGACCTTCCTACCACTAATGGCACCATATGTTGGGTACTCCTATCTGTCTTATCACATTATTAATCAATTGCTGCCTAAATTACAAAACCTACGGGTGCTTTCTTTGAGTGGATATCGCATAGTTTATCTACCAGAAACAATTGGTGATCTCAAGCATTTGCGGTACCTTGACCTTTCTCGCACACAACTCAGAAGCTTGCCTGCATCAATAAGCACTctttacaatttacaaacaTTGCTATTAGAAAATTGCTCTTCTTTAAAGTTCTTGCCTCCTGATTTTGGTAAACTGTTCAACCTGCgtcatttgaatatttttggATCAAATTTATTGGAAGGAATGCCTCTAAGCATAGGTAATTTGACTAGTCTCCAAACATTGTCCAACTTTGTTGTGGGCAAAGCAGATAGTTTCTGTGTAATAAGAGAGCTAGGGCCCTTGGTGCATCTTCGAGGGACACTCTGCATCTCAAAATTGGAGAATGTAACTAAAGCTCAGGAGGCAAGAGACAGTTATTTATATGGTAAGCAAGACCTTAATGAGGTTGTGATGGAATGGAGTAGCAACCTTAATGAATCACAAGATGAAGAAACCCAGTTGGAAGTACTTAACATGCTACAGCCTAATGTGAAGTTGAAAGAGCTTACTGTGAAGTGCTATGGCGGAACCAAATTCCCAACTTGGATAGGAGATCCTTCATTTTCTAATTTAGTGTTCCTAAGGTTTGAAAATTGTGATAACTGCAATTTCTTGCCACCAGTTGGGCAACTACCCTTTCTCAAAGATCTTCTCATTAAAGGAATGGCTGGAGTGAAGAGTGTTGGCCGAGAGTTTTATGGGGAAAGTTGCTCGAGATCTTTTCAATCCTTGGAGATCTTGCATTTTGAGAATATGCCAAGATGGGAAAACTGGACTCCTCTTGGAGTTAATGAAGCATTTCCTTGCTTGCGTAAGCTTTCAATCATAAGATGCCATAATCTGGTGAGAAAATTGCCAGGCCATCTTCCTTCATTAAAAAAGCTTGTGATTCATGGATGCTGGAATTTGGTAGTTTCAGTTTCAAACTTACCAATGCTGTGTGTATTAGTAATTGAGGGATGCAAAAGAGTGGAATGTGAAAGTTCTGTTGGCTTTGGCTCACCATACTCCAtggttttttcaaaaatttcagagTTTGGAAATGCAACAGCAGGGTTAATGCATGGAGTAAGTAAAGTAGAATATTTGAAGATTGTTGATTCTGAAAAGCTCACAACTTTGTGGGAGAAAATACCTGAAGGGTTGCACAGACTCAAATTCCTACGAGAGCTGTCTATTGAAGACTGCCCAACACTAGTTTCCTTTCCAGCATCTGGTTTTCCATCCATGCTGAaagtaattcaaataaaaaGCTGCAGTGGTCTGAAATCATTACTACCAGAGGGAACGTTGCACAGCAGAGAAAATGCATGTCTTGAGCGGTTGTGTGTTGTTCGTTGTGATTCTATGAAGTCCATTGCCAGAGGACAGCTACCAACAACTCTAAAAAGGTTGGAGATATCTCATTGTATGAATTTGCAGTGTGCGCTAGACGAGGGAGagggttcttcttcttcttcttcagtgaTGCATGATGAGGATATGAACAACAGAAGCAAAACTCATCTTCAGTACTTAGACATCAAATCATGTCCATCTCTCACAACCTTAACTTCAAGTGGCAAGTTACCTGCCACGCTTACACACCTCCTTCTGAGGGAATGCCCAAAGCTCATGTGTTTGTCATCAACAGGTAAATTGCCAGCAGCACTTCAATACCTTGAGATTCAATCAATCTCAAAGCTGCAGAAAATAGCAGAGAGGTTGCACCAGAACACATCCCTTGAATGCATTAAGATTTGGAATTGCCATGGCCTTAAATCCTTGCCGGATGACCTACACAACCTCAGCAAACTTCGCCAGTTCCAAATTTTTTGGTGTCAAAGTTTTTCTTCCTTCCCAGCAGCAGGGTTGCCTTCAAACCTGAGAGTTCTCGGGATCAAAAACTGTAAGAATCTCAAGGCCTTACCTAACGGTATGCGCAACCTCACTTCTCTTCAGAAATTGGATATATCTAACCGTCTAGACAGTCTGCCCTCTCCACAAGAGGGTTTACCTACCAACCTAATAGAACTTAATATGAATGACCTGAAGTTATACAAACCAATGTTTGAGTGGGGGTTGCAACAACTCACTTCTCTTATAAAACTCTCCATTCATGGTGAATGTCTAGATGTTGATTCCTTTCCAGGTGAGAGGAAGAATGGGGTCATGATTCTGCTGCCAAACTCTCTCTCAATTCTATGcatttcatattttcaaaaccTGGAATGTCTGTCCCCCAGGGGGTTTCAAAACCTCACATCTTTAAACCAACTAAAGATCTATAATTGCCTAAAGCTCACATCCTTACCAAAGGAGGGCCTGCCTCCCTCACTTTCACAACTTGAAATCCGTAATTGTCCTCTGCTAAGTCAACATTGCAATAACGAGAAAGGACAAGAGTGGTCCAAGATAGCTCACATCCCTTGTGTTTTGATTGACAACAAATTTATCCATGAAACAGTGACAACAGATTCATTCACAACACAGCTCAACAGGTGA
- the LOC126723837 gene encoding putative disease resistance RPP13-like protein 1 isoform X6 — protein MAELFLGAFLQVLFDRLAPRELISLVFRESVKKKLEKWRQTLLVIQMVLKDAEEKQLTDADVKRWLEAIRDLAYDLEDLFDDFAIEAMQRKLKAQPESSSPASMVRSLVPTRFTPSAVKFNLKMKFEIEKISNRLKEITLQKDRLGLKDGGMSVKIWKRPSSTSVPYGPVIGRDEDRKKIIELILKDEQTDDANFQVISIVGMAGVGKTTLARLVYNDEEVNHFNPRAWICVSDDFDVMMVTKALLESVTTQPCHLKELNEVQVKLASELEGKKFLLVLDDLWNENYGLWEALLPPFRAGAAGSRIIVTTRNASVGRVMGAVQSYNLEFISDNDCWAIFVQHSLMNENVGRPGNSGLIRERILERCRGLPLAARTLGGLFRGKELDEWEDIMNSKLWSSSNMGSDIFPILRLSYHHLPHHLKRCFAYCSLFPRDYEFEEKQLILLWMAEGLIYQAEGDKPMEDLGGEYFRDLLSRSFFQQASSNKSRFAMHDLISDLAQWVAGISYFRLETKLEGNERSKVSSKARHFSFLGSRYDGAKKFEVISEFKHLRTFLPLMAPYVGYSYLSYHIINQLLPKLQSLRVLSLSGYRIVYLPDTIGELEHLRYLDLSRTQLRSLPASISTLYNLQTLLLENCTSLKFLPPDFGKLFNLRHLNIFGSNLLEGMPLSIGNLTSLQTLSNFVVGKADSFCVIRELGPLVHLRGTLCISKLENVTKAQEARDSYLYGKQDINEVVMEWSSNLNESQDEETQLEVLNMLQPNVKLKELTVKCYGGTKFPTWIGDPSFSNLVLLRFENCDNCNSLPPVGQLPFLKDLLIKGMAGVKSVGREFYGESCSRPFQSLETLHFENMPRWEKWIPLGVNEAFACLRKLSIIRCHNLVRKLPNHLPSLKKLVIHGCWNLVVSVSNLPMLCVLAIEGCKRVECESSVGFGSPYSMAFSKISEFGNATAGLMHGVSKVEYLKIVDSEKLTTLWEKIPEGLHRLKFLRELSIEDCPTLVSFPASGFPSMLKVIQIKSCSGLKSLLPEGTLHSRENACLEKLCVVRCDSMKSITRGQLPTTLKRLEISHCMNLQCVLDEGEGFSSSSVMHDEDINNRSKTHLQYLDIKSCPSLTTLTSSGKLPATLTHLLLRECPKLMCLSSTGKLPAALQHLEIQSLSKLQKIAERLHQNTSLECIRIWNCHGLKSFPEDLHNLSKLRQFQIFWCQIFSSFPAAGLPSNLRVLGIKNCKNLKALPNGMRNLTSLQKLDISNRLDSLPSPQEGLPTNLIELNMNDLKLYKPMFEWGLQQLTSLIKLSIHGECLDVDSFPGERENGVMMLLPNSLSILCISYFQNLECLSPKGFQNLTSLNQLKIYNCLKLTSLPKEGLPPSLTQLEIRNCPLLSQHCNNEKGQEWSKIAHIPCVLIDNKFIHETVTTDSSTTQLNR, from the exons ATGGCAGAGTTGTTTCTTGGAGCATTTCTTCAAGTGCTGTTTGATAGGTTGGCACCCCGTGAGTTGATAAGCTTGGTGTTCAGGGAAAGTGTCAAGAAGAAGCTGGAGAAATGGAGGCAAACCCTGTTGGTAATTCAGATGGTTCTTAAAGATGCTGAGGAGAAGCAACTGACAGATGCGGATGTGAAGCGATGGCTGGAAGCTATCAGAGATTTGGCTTATGATCTTGAAGActtatttgatgattttgccATCGAAGCTATGCAGCGCAAGTTGAAGGCACAACCTGAGTCTAGTAGCCCAGCAAGTATGGTTAGAAGCTTAGTCCCTACTCGTTTTACTCCTAGTGCTGTTAAATTCAACCTAAAGATGAAGTTTGAGATTGAAAAAATCAGTAACCGGTTAAAAGAAATAACTCTACAAAAAGACAGACTTGGGTTGAAAGATGGTGGTATGTCTGTAAAGATATGGAAAAGGCCATCCAGCACAAGTGTGCCATATGGACCTGTGATAGGCAGAGATGAAGATAGAAAGAAGATAATAGAACTCATTTTAAAAGATGAGCAAACTGATGATGCTAATTTCCAAGTTATCTCTATTGTTGGTATGGCTGGGGTTGGTAAGACAACACTTGCTAGGCTTGTGTACAATGATGAAGAAGTTAATCATTTCAATCCAAGAGCCTGGATATGTGTATCTGATGACTTTGATGTTATGATGGTAACAAAAGCTCTTCTTGAATCAGTCACTACCCAACCCTGCCATCTCAAAGAGTTGAATGAAGTTCAGGTGAAGCTGGCGAGTGAATTAGAGGGTAAAAAGTTCTTGCTTGTATTAGATGATCTTTGGAATGAGAATTATGGCCTGTGGGAAGCACTGCTACCTCCTTTCAGGGCTGGAGCAGCAGGGAGTCGAATAATCGTGACAACACGAAATGCAAGTGTGGGAAGGGTGATGGGAGCAGTTCAGTCTTATAATCTGGAGTTCATATCCGACAATGATTGCTGGGCAATATTTGTCCAGCATTCCTTGATGAATGAAAATGTTGGTAGACCTGGGAATTCAGGCCTAATTCGTGAGAGAATTCTTGAAAGGTGCAGGGGATTGCCTTTGGCAGCAAGGACTCTTGGTGGCCTTTTCCGTGGTAAAGAGTTAGATGAGTGGGAGGATATAATGAATAGCAAATTGTGGAGTTCATCAAACATGGGAAGTGACATATTTCCCATATTAAGATTGAGCTACCACCATCTCCCTCATCATCTAAAGAGGTGCTTTGCTTATTGTTCATTATTCCCAAGGGACTATGAATTTGAAGAGAAGCAACTGATCCTGCTTTGGATGGCAGAAGGTTTGATTTATCAAGCAGAAGGTGATAAGCCAATGGAAGATTTAGGTGGCGAGTACTTTCGTGATCTACTGTCAAGGTCATTTTTTCAGCAGGCAAGCAGTAATAAATCACGATTCGCGATGCACGACCTCATCAGTGATTTAGCTCAATGGGTTGCAGGAATAAGCTACTTCAGGTTGGAGACTAAGCTGGAGGGCAACGAGCGAAGCAAAGTTTCCAGTAAAGCTcgccatttttcttttcttggtagCAGATATGATGGAGCTAAGAAGTTTGAGGTAATTTCTGAATTCAAGCATTTGCGGACCTTCCTACCACTAATGGCACCATATGTTGGGTACTCCTATTTGTCTTATCACATTATTAATCAATTGCTGCCTAAATTACAAAGCCTACGGGTGCTTTCTTTGAGTGGATATCGCATAGTTTATCTACCAGACACAATTGGTGAACTCGAGCATTTGCGGTACCTTGACCTTTCTCGCACACAACTCAGAAGCTTGCCTGCATCAATAAGCACTctttacaatttacaaacaTTGCTATTAGAAAATTGCACTTCTCTAAAGTTCTTGCCTCCAGATTTTGGTAAACTGTTCAACCTGCgtcatttgaatatttttggATCAAATTTATTGGAAGGAATGCCTCTAAGTATAGGTAATTTGACTAGTCTCCAAACATTGTCCAACTTTGTTGTGGGCAAAGCAGATAGTTTCTGTGTAATAAGAGAGCTAGGGCCCTTGGTGCATCTTCGAGGGACACTGTGCATCTCAAAATTGGAGAATGTAACTAAAGCTCAGGAGGCAAGAGACAGTTATTTATATGGTAAGCAAGACATTAATGAGGTTGTGATGGAATGGAGTAGCAACCTTAATGAATCACAAGATGAAGAAACCCAGTTGGAAGTACTTAACATGCTACAGCCTAATGTGAAGTTGAAGGAGCTTACTGTGAAGTGCTATGGTGGAACCAAATTCCCAACTTGGATAGGAGATCCTTCATTTTCTAATTTAGTGCTCCTAAGGTTTGAAAATTGTGATAACTGCAATTCCTTGCCACCAGTTGGGCAACTACCCTTTCTCAAAGATCTTCTAATTAAAGGAATGGCTGGAGTGAAGAGTGTTGGCCGGGAGTTTTATGGGGAAAGTTGCTCGAGACCTTTTCAATCCTTGGAGACTTTACATTTTGAGAATATGCCAAGATGGGAAAAATGGATTCCTCTTGGAGTTAATGAAGCATTTGCTTGCTTGCGTAAACTTTCAATCATAAGATGCCATAATCTGGTGAGAAAATTGCCCAACCATCTTCCTTCATTAAAAAAGCTTGTGATTCATGGATGTTGGAATTTGGTAGTTTCAGTTTCAAACTTACCAATGCTGTGCGTATTAGCAATTGAGGGATGCAAAAGAGTGGAGTGTGAAAGTTCAGTTGGCTTTGGCTCACCATACTCCATggctttttcaaaaatttcagagTTTGGAAATGCAACAGCAGGGTTAATGCATGGAGTAAGTAAAGTAGAATATTTGAAGATTGTTGATTCTGAAAAGCTCACAACTTTGTGGGAGAAAATACCTGAAGGGTTGCACAGACTCAAATTCCTACGAGAGCTGTCTATTGAAGACTGCCCAACACTAGTTTCCTTTCCAGCATCTGGTTTTCCATCCATGCTGAaagtaattcaaataaaaaGCTGCAGTGGTCTGAAATCATTACTACCAGAGGGAACGTTGCACAGCAGAGAAAATGCATGTCTTGAGAAGTTGTGTGTTGTACGTTGTGATTCTATGAAGTCCATTACCAGAGGACAGCTACCAACAACTCTAAAAAGGCTGGAGATTTCTCATTGTATGAATTTGCAGTGTGTGCTAGACGAGGGAGagggtttttcttcttcttcagtgaTGCATGATGAGGATATCAACAACAGAAGCAAAACTCATCTTCAGTACTTAGACATCAAGTCATGTCCATCTCTCACAACCTTAACTTCAAGTGGCAAGTTACCTGCCACGCTTACACACCTCCTTCTGAGGGAATGCCCAAAGCTCATGTGTTTGTCATCAACAGGTAAATTGCCAGCAGCACTTCAACACCTTGAGATTCAATCACTCTCAAAGCTGCAGAAAATAGCAGAGAGGTTGCACCAGAACACATCCCTTGAATGCATTAGGATTTGGAATTGCCATGGCCTTAAATCCTTTCCGGAAGACCTACACAACCTCAGCAAACTTCGccagtttcaaattttttggtgtcaaattttttcttccttcccaGCAGCAGGGTTGCCTTCAAACCTGAGAGTTCTCGGGATCAAAAACTGTAAGAATCTCAAGGCCTTACCTAACGGTATGCGCAACCTCACTTCTCTTCAAAAATTGGATATATCTAACCGTCTAGACAGTCTGCCCTCTCCACAAGAGGGTTTACCTACCAACCTCATAGAACTTAATATGAATGACCTGAAGTTATACAAACCAATGTTTGAGTGGGGGTTGCAACAACTCACTTCTCTTATAAAACTCTCCATCCATGGTGAATGTCTAGATGTTGATTCCTTTCCAGGTGAGAGGGAGAATGGGGTCATGATGCTGCTGCCAAACTCTCTCTCAATTCTATGcatttcatattttcaaaaccTGGAATGTCTGTCCCCCAAGGGGTTTCAAAACCTCACATCTTTAAACCAACTAAAGATCTATAATTGCCTAAAGCTCACATCCTTACCAAAGGAGGGCCTGCCTCCCTCACTTACACAACTTGAAATCCGTAATTGTCCTCTGTTAAGTCAACATTGCAACAACGAGAAAGGACAAGAGTGGTCCAAGATAGCTCACATCCCTTGTGTTTTGATTGACAACAAATTCATCCATGAAACAGTGACAACAGATTCATCCACAACACAGCTCAACAG GTGA